The Sulfurihydrogenibium azorense Az-Fu1 genome contains the following window.
ATAGAAATTTTATTAAAAAATTTAATCAGATTTGAGAACATAACCAAAGCCACGAACTGTATGAATAAGTTTTTTCTCAAATCTTTTGTCTATCTTTTCTCTCAACCTATGAATGTGGACATCTACTACGTTGCTGTCTATATCAAAGTCTATATCGAAAACATTTTCTAAAATCATATTTCTAGTAATTATTCTTTCTGAATTTTCAACTAAGTACTTTAGAAGTTCAAACTCTTTTGCTGTAAGGTTTATCTTTTTTCCATTACGATACACTTCTTTTTTTAGTAAATCTATTGTAAGGTCTGCATACTTAAGTTTAGATATCTCTTCTATGGTTTTTGTTCTACGGATAAGGGCGTTTATCCTTGCTATAAGTTCAGGAAAGCTAAAGGGTTTTGTAAGGTAAT
Protein-coding sequences here:
- a CDS encoding response regulator transcription factor; translation: MKVLIIEDDKELSHLIAKRLKEEGFAVQQAFDAEEGMSYATYEEYDVIVLDIMLPKMSGYEVIRQLREKKVKTPILVLSAKGEIEDKVKGLQLGADDYLTKPFSFPELIARINALIRRTKTIEEISKLKYADLTIDLLKKEVYRNGKKINLTAKEFELLKYLVENSERIITRNMILENVFDIDFDIDSNVVDVHIHRLREKIDKRFEKKLIHTVRGFGYVLKSD